Proteins encoded within one genomic window of Ailuropoda melanoleuca isolate Jingjing chromosome 16, ASM200744v2, whole genome shotgun sequence:
- the PPP1CA gene encoding serine/threonine-protein phosphatase PP1-alpha catalytic subunit, which produces MSDSEKLNLDSIIGRLLEVQGSRPGKNVQLTENEIRGLCLKSREIFLSQPILLELEAPLKICGDIHGQYYDLLRLFEYGGFPPESNYLFLGDYVDRGKQSLETICLLLAYKIKYPENFFLLRGNHECASINRIYGFYDECKRRYNIKLWKTFTDCFNCLPIAAIVDEKIFCCHGGLSPDLQSMEQIRRIMRPTDVPDQGLLCDLLWSDPDKDVQGWGENDRGVSFTFGAEVVAKFLHKHDLDLICRAHQVVEDGYEFFAKRQLVTLFSAPNYCGEFDNAGAMMSVDETLMCSFQILKPADKNKGKYGQFSGLNPGGRPITPPRNSAKAKK; this is translated from the exons ATGTCCGACAGCGAGAAGCTCAACCTGGACTCTATCATCGGGCGCCTGCTGGAAG tgcagggctcgcGGCCTGGAAAGAATGTACAGCTAACAGAGAACGAGATCCGTGGTCTGTGCCTCAAATCACGGGAGATTTTCCTGAGCCAGCCCATTCTTCTGGAACTGGAGGCACCCCTCAAGATCTGCG GTGACATCCATGGCCAGTACTACGACCTTCTGCGGCTATTTGAGTATGGCGGCTTCCCTCCAGAGAGCAACTACCTCTTCCTGGGGGACTACGTGGACCGGGGCAAGCAGTCTTTGGAGAccatctgcctgctgctggcCTATAAGATCAAGTACCCTGAGAACTTCTTCCTGCTCCGTGGGAACCACGAATGTGCCAGCATCAACCGCATCTACGGCTTCTATGATGAGT GCAAGAGACGCTACAACATTAAACTGTGGAAAACCTTTACCGACTGCTTCAACTGCCTGCCCATTGCTGCCATTGTGGACGAGAAGATCTTCTGCTGCCACGGAG GCCTGTCCCCAGACTTGCAATCCATGGAGCAGATTCGGCGTATCATGCGGCCCACAGATGTGCCTGACCAGGGCCTGCTGTGTGACCTGCTGTGGTCTGACCCTGACAAGGACGTGCAGGGCTGGGGCGAGAATGACCGTGGTGTCTCCTTTACCTTTGGGGCTGAGGTAGTGGCCAAGTTCCTGCACAAGCACGACTTGGACCTCATCTGCCGGGCGCACCAG GTGGTGGAAGATGGCTATGAGTTCTTTGCCAAGCGGCAGCTGGTGACACTGTTCTCGGCTCCCAACTACTGTGGCGAGTTTGACAACGCAGGCGCCATGATGAGTGTCGATGAGACGCTCATGTGCTCCTTCCAG ATCCTCAAGCCCGCTGACAAGAACAAGGGGAAATACGGGCAGTTCAGTGGCCTGAACCCTGGAGGCCGGCCCATCACCCCACCCCGCAACTCCGCCAAAGCCAAGAAGTAG
- the TBC1D10C gene encoding carabin, giving the protein MAQALGEDLAQPLEMQDDSSSLGSDSELSGPGPYRQADRYGFIGGSSAEPGPGHPPADLIRQREMKWVEMTSHWEKTMSRRYKKVKMHCRKGIPSALRARCWPLLCGAHVCQKNSPDTYQKLAEAPGDPQWMETISRDLHRQFPLHEMFVSPQGHGQQGLLQVLKAYTLHRPEQGYCQAQGPVAAVLLMHLPPEEAFWCLVQICEVYLPGYYGPHMEAVQLDAEVFMALLRRLLPRAHKHLQQVGVGPLLYLPEWFLCLFARSLPFPTVLRVWDAFLSEGVKVLFRVGLTLVRLALGTTEQRLACPGLLETLGALRAIPPTQLQEEVFMSQVHSVALSEQDLQREIRVQLARLPESTSGPPPRPQARLPGAQAIFEAQQLAGVRGGTRPEVPRIVVQPPEEPRPPRRKPQTRGKTFHGLLTRSRGPPLEGPPRSHRGSTSFLDTRF; this is encoded by the exons atggcccaggccctgggggaggaCCTGGCGCAACCTTTGGAGATGCAGGATGACTCCAGCTCTTTGGGGTCCGACTCGGAGCTGAGTGGGCCTGGCCCATATCGCCAGGCTGACCGCTATGGCTTCATTGGGGGCAGCTCAGCAGAGCCAGG GCCAGGTCACCCTCCTGCAGACCTTATCCGCCAGCGCGAGATGAAGTGGGTGGAGATGACCTCGCACTGGGAGAAAACCATGTCTCGCCGGTACAAGAAG GTAAAGATGCACTGCCGGAAAGGTATCCCCTCGGCTCTCCGGGCCCGGTGCTGGCCCCTGTTGTGCGGAGCCCACGTGTGTCAGAAGAACAGCCCTGACACCTATCAG AAACTGGCCGAGGCCCCTGGAGACCCGCAGTGGATGGAGACCATCAGCAGGGACCTGCACCGCCAGTTCCCTCTACACGAGATGTTTGTGTCACCTCAGGGTCACGG GCAGCAGGGGCTCCTGCAGGTACTCAAGGCCTACACCCTGCATCGGCCTGAACAGGGCTACTGTCAGGCCCAAGGCCCTGTGGCTGCCGTGCTACTCATGCATCTGCCCCCAGAG GAGGCCTTCTGGTGCCTGGTACAGATCTGCGAGGTCTACCTCCCCGGCTACTACGGGCCCCACATG GAGGCCGTGCAGCTGGACGCCGAGGTGTTCATGGCTCTGCTCCGACGGCTGCTCCCGCGTGCACACAAGCACCTGCAGCAGGTGGGCGTCGGGCCTCTGCTCTACCTGCCCGAGTGGTTCCTGTGCCTCTTCGCCcgctccctgcccttccccaccgtGCTGCGTGTCTGGGACGCCTTCCTCAGTGAGG GTGTGAAGGTGCTGTTCCGCGTGGGGCTGACGCTGGTGCGCCTGGCGCTGGGCACCACAGAACAGCGCCTGGCCTGCCCAGGGCTCCTGGAGACCCTCGGTGCCCTACGAgccatcccccccacccagctgcaGGAAGAGGTCTTCATGTCCCAG GTGCACAGCGTGGCCCTGTCTGAGCAGGACCTGCAGCGGGAGATCCGGGTCCAGCTGGCCCGGCTGCCTGAGTCCACATCTGGGCCACCCCCGAGGCCTCAGGCCCGCCTGCCTGGAGCCCAAGCCATTTTTGAGGCCCAGCAGCTGGCAGGGGTGCGGGGAGGCACCAGGCCCGAGGTGCCCCGAATAGTGGTGCAGCCCCCGGAGGAGCCCAGGCCGCCGCGGCGCAAGCCCCAGACCAGAGGCAAGACTTTCCACGGGCTCCTGACTCGGTCCAGGGGCCCCCCTCTGGAGGGGCCCCCCAGGTCTCATCGAGGCTCCACCTCCTTCCTGGATACTCGGTTCTGA